CTCATCTACAACGCGCTGTTCAACCAGGGAGAGAGCACGACCGCCAACGGCGGGCTGGCGCATGACTTCCTGCACGCGCTGAAGGGGCAGGCCCGTTTGAAGAACCCGTCGGGGGTGAGGGCCATCCTGCAGCAGGTCTACGACTCCAAGCTCGTCTTCGCGAACGACAGACTCCATGCCAACGTCAAGCTCGACATCGGCGATGCCCTCGTCGAGCAGCTCTACCTCGTCATGGACGGGAGCTACTTCAAGGGGCTCGAGCCCTACGAAGGCCCGGAGAGCTGCGACCTGACCAGCGCCAGCGGCGCCCCGGGCCCCACCACCATGGAGTGCTACTAGGCCACGCCCATGGGCGACTGTGACCTGGAGTACCGCGACTCGGTGTCCGCACTCCCGGCGGACCTGCGTCCCCTGGCGGCGGAGCTGCCCTTCCACCTCGGGCTGACGGCACGGCGGGACGGCGGCTGGGAGGAGTACACCGCGCTCGCGCCCTTCCAGGCGCTGCCCGGGTACGCGGCCGAGGACGCCATGCGACCGGCGCTGCCGCCAGACGTGCTGGCGCGCTACCTGCGCGCGCACCGCCGGGGCGGCTTCATCGGCCTCTTCCTCGACCGGCTCGCCGATGGTCAGGTCCAGGACCGCCCGGAGTGGCCCCGGCTGCGCGCCTGCCTGCTCGGGCAGTGGGAGCAGGCCCTGGCGGAGGCGACTGGCAGCGCGGCCCTGGCCACCCAGGCCGTGAGCGCCTCCCTGCGCGCCTGGGACGAGGGCATGAAGCTGGAGCAGGCCCTCCTGGCGCGCCAGTCGCTGTCGCTGCCGGCGTACATGGAGCTCGTGAGCCGGAAGGTGGCCTGGCTCGGCACCGCCTCGTTCTGTCTCATCCTGGCGCATGGCCGCGCGGAGCGGCTCCCCGCGTTCCGGCGGGTCTTCGACCTGCTGCTGCTCAGCTCCCAGTGCCTGGACGATGCGCTGGACCACGAGGAGGACGCGCGCCTGAATGGCATCAGCTTTCCGGCCGCGCTGGGCTATCCCCCCGGCGGGCTGCAGCGGGCGGCGCCCCGGGTGGCGCGGCTCGGCGCGGACGTCGCCCGGTCGGCGGGGTTTCTGCGCCTGGGCGGGTGGCTGGCGGAGCGCGCCGCGAAGCTCGACGGCATTCCCGCGCCGGGCAACGCTCTGCAGAATGAGCTGGCGGCGCTGGTCCTGGGGGAGGCCGTGGCGGGACTGTGCGGGCCGCTCCAGCAGGACCTTCCTCACGGACAGGGCTGACGACGGGAGCGCCCAAGGATGAATGCGGGTCCCAGCCCTTCCGTGCGCCTCGTCACCGCCGTGCTCGCCGTGGCGGCGCTGGTCCTGGCGGGCGCCGCTACGCACGGGGCGTGGCGCACGCTGGGCACGCCCTTTCCCTCGCTGCTGGTCGACCC
This DNA window, taken from Pyxidicoccus xibeiensis, encodes the following:
- a CDS encoding class 1 isoprenoid biosynthesis enzyme, with the protein product MGDCDLEYRDSVSALPADLRPLAAELPFHLGLTARRDGGWEEYTALAPFQALPGYAAEDAMRPALPPDVLARYLRAHRRGGFIGLFLDRLADGQVQDRPEWPRLRACLLGQWEQALAEATGSAALATQAVSASLRAWDEGMKLEQALLARQSLSLPAYMELVSRKVAWLGTASFCLILAHGRAERLPAFRRVFDLLLLSSQCLDDALDHEEDARLNGISFPAALGYPPGGLQRAAPRVARLGADVARSAGFLRLGGWLAERAAKLDGIPAPGNALQNELAALVLGEAVAGLCGPLQQDLPHGQG